A stretch of the bacterium SCSIO 12827 genome encodes the following:
- the hslV gene encoding ATP-dependent protease subunit HslV: MASDTPLWHGTTILCVRKGSDVVLAGDGQVSLGDTVIKANARKVRRLGDGNVIGGFAGATADAFTLFERLEAKLEQYPTQLTRACVELAKDWRTDRYLRRLEAMMAVADKEVSLVLTGTGDVLEPEDGLIGIGSGGNYALAAARALIDQDGLDARQIAEKAMGVAAGICVYTNSNLTIEAL; encoded by the coding sequence ATGGCAAGCGACACCCCCCTTTGGCACGGCACCACCATCCTTTGCGTGCGCAAGGGATCGGACGTGGTGCTTGCCGGCGACGGCCAAGTGTCGCTTGGCGACACGGTGATCAAGGCCAATGCGCGGAAGGTCCGCCGCCTGGGCGACGGCAACGTGATCGGCGGTTTCGCAGGCGCCACGGCCGATGCCTTCACCTTGTTTGAGCGCCTGGAAGCCAAGCTGGAACAATATCCCACGCAGCTGACCCGCGCCTGTGTCGAGCTGGCCAAGGACTGGCGCACGGACCGATACCTGCGCCGGCTGGAAGCCATGATGGCCGTGGCGGACAAGGAGGTTTCCCTGGTCCTGACCGGCACCGGCGACGTGCTGGAGCCCGAGGACGGGCTGATCGGCATCGGCTCCGGCGGCAATTACGCGCTGGCCGCCGCCCGCGCCCTGATCGACCAGGACGGCCTGGACGCCCGCCAGATCGCCGAAAAGGCCATGGGTGTGGCCGCCGGGATCTGCGTTTACACCAACTCCAACCTGACCATCGAGGCCTTATGA
- a CDS encoding YifB family Mg chelatase-like AAA ATPase, translated as MVARIATAAFQGIDVLDVDVQVQMTGGLPAFSVVGLPDKAVAESRERVRAALHAMGLALPPKRITVNLAPADLAKEGSHFDLPIALALLTAMDVLPADDMARYLALGELALDGALAPVAGVLPAAVHANARDLGLICPAAQGGEAAWAGGTDILAAPNLLALVNHFKGSQVLAPPARPEAGEPAQYPDLADIKGQETAKRGLEIAASGGHNLLMVGPPGAGKSMLAQRLPGLLPPLAPEEILEVSMVQSLAGELTGGGLSRQRPFRDPHHSASLPALIGGGMRVRPGEVSLAHQGVLFLDELPEFQRPTLESLRQPLETGRAAVARANAHVTYPARFQLIAAMNPCRCGYLGDAAQACSKAPKCAEDYQGRISGPLFDRIDIHLDVPAVSPLDLDLPPPGEGSAQVAARVAQAREIQADRYKREKATGIRTNAQADGELLDRVARPDDAGRKLLVDAAARLGLSARGYHRVLRVARTLADMDRSDGVARLHVAEALSFRRLAPGRGAVTSF; from the coding sequence ATGGTCGCACGCATCGCCACCGCCGCCTTTCAGGGCATCGACGTTCTGGACGTCGACGTCCAGGTGCAGATGACCGGCGGCCTGCCCGCCTTTTCCGTGGTCGGCCTGCCGGACAAGGCGGTCGCGGAAAGCCGGGAGCGTGTGCGCGCCGCCCTCCACGCCATGGGCCTGGCCCTGCCGCCCAAGCGCATCACCGTCAACCTGGCGCCCGCCGACCTGGCCAAGGAAGGCAGCCATTTCGATCTGCCCATCGCGCTTGCCCTGCTGACCGCCATGGACGTACTGCCCGCCGACGACATGGCGCGCTATCTGGCCCTGGGCGAACTGGCGCTCGACGGGGCGCTGGCCCCGGTCGCCGGGGTATTGCCGGCCGCCGTCCATGCCAACGCCAGGGACTTAGGCTTGATCTGCCCGGCGGCGCAGGGCGGCGAAGCCGCCTGGGCCGGCGGGACCGACATCCTGGCCGCGCCCAATCTTCTCGCGCTCGTCAATCACTTCAAGGGCAGCCAGGTACTGGCCCCGCCGGCCCGGCCCGAGGCCGGGGAACCAGCACAATATCCGGACCTGGCCGACATCAAGGGCCAGGAAACGGCCAAGCGGGGATTGGAGATCGCGGCCAGCGGCGGCCATAACCTGCTGATGGTCGGCCCGCCGGGGGCCGGGAAATCCATGTTGGCGCAGCGCCTGCCCGGGCTGCTGCCGCCGCTGGCGCCTGAAGAAATTCTCGAGGTCTCCATGGTCCAGAGCCTGGCCGGAGAGTTGACCGGCGGCGGCCTGTCCCGCCAGCGGCCGTTCCGCGATCCGCACCATTCGGCGTCCCTGCCGGCCCTGATCGGCGGCGGCATGCGGGTTCGGCCCGGCGAGGTCTCGCTCGCCCATCAGGGCGTGCTGTTCCTGGACGAACTGCCGGAATTCCAGCGCCCCACCCTGGAAAGCCTGCGCCAGCCGCTGGAAACCGGGCGCGCCGCCGTGGCCCGGGCCAATGCCCATGTCACCTATCCGGCACGGTTCCAATTGATCGCCGCCATGAACCCCTGCCGCTGCGGCTATCTCGGCGACGCGGCGCAGGCCTGTTCAAAAGCCCCAAAATGCGCGGAAGATTATCAAGGCCGCATTTCCGGCCCCCTGTTCGACCGCATCGACATTCACTTGGACGTGCCGGCGGTCAGCCCGCTCGACCTCGACCTGCCGCCGCCCGGCGAGGGCAGCGCCCAAGTCGCGGCCCGGGTCGCCCAGGCCCGCGAGATTCAGGCCGACCGTTACAAACGGGAAAAGGCCACGGGAATCCGCACCAACGCCCAGGCCGATGGCGAGTTGCTCGACCGGGTCGCCAGACCGGATGACGCGGGCCGCAAACTGCTGGTGGACGCGGCGGCGCGCCTGGGTCTCAGCGCCCGGGGCTATCACCGGGTGCTGCGCGTCGCCCGCACCCTGGCCGACATGGACCGGTCCGACGGCGTGGCGCGCCTGCATGTCGCCGAAGCGCTGTCGTTCCGGCGCCTGGCGCCGGGTCGCGGCGCCGTCACCAGTTTTTAG
- the hslU gene encoding ATP-dependent protease ATPase subunit HslU — protein sequence MTETADTTSAPRSLDDTLAAGTSSFTPREIVSELDRHIIGQKDAKRAVAIALRNRWRRQQLDDDLKEEVLPKNILMIGPTGVGKTEIARRLAKLAQAPFIKVEATKFTEVGYVGRDVEQIVRDLVETAIHMTRERLRKQVQAKAEARAEERVLDALVGDNASKETRETFRRKLRNNELNDREVEITVTDAPNLGMPTFDIPGMPGAQMGMLNLNDMLGKAFGQQQKPKRLTVEESYGVLLAEEGDKLLDDDRVTKDAIHAVENNGIVFLDEIDKISQRTDVKGGDVSREGVQRDLLPLIEGTTVATKHGPVNTDHILFIASGAFHVSKPSDMLPELQGRLPIRVNLRALTKDDFKRILTETEASLLKQYVALMKTEELELIFTDDAVDAIAGLAVDINEGVENIGARRLHTVLEKLVEEISYTASDRSGETVTIDAKYVDEQVAPLAKNADLSKFIL from the coding sequence ATGACCGAGACCGCCGACACGACCTCCGCCCCGCGCAGCCTGGACGACACGCTCGCCGCCGGCACGTCGAGCTTCACGCCCCGCGAGATCGTCTCCGAGCTGGACCGCCACATCATCGGCCAGAAGGACGCCAAGCGCGCGGTCGCCATCGCACTCCGCAACCGCTGGCGGCGGCAGCAGCTGGACGACGACCTGAAGGAAGAGGTCCTGCCCAAGAACATCCTGATGATCGGGCCGACCGGCGTCGGCAAGACCGAGATCGCGCGCAGGCTGGCCAAGCTGGCCCAGGCCCCCTTCATCAAGGTCGAGGCGACCAAGTTCACGGAAGTCGGCTATGTCGGCCGGGATGTCGAGCAGATCGTCCGCGACCTGGTCGAGACCGCCATTCACATGACCCGCGAACGCCTGCGCAAGCAGGTTCAGGCCAAGGCCGAGGCCCGGGCCGAGGAACGGGTGCTCGACGCCCTGGTCGGCGACAACGCCTCCAAGGAAACCCGCGAAACCTTCCGGCGCAAGCTGCGCAACAACGAGCTCAACGACCGCGAGGTCGAGATCACCGTCACCGACGCGCCCAACCTGGGCATGCCGACCTTCGACATCCCCGGCATGCCGGGCGCGCAGATGGGCATGCTCAACCTGAACGACATGCTGGGCAAGGCCTTCGGCCAGCAGCAGAAACCCAAGCGCCTGACGGTGGAAGAAAGCTACGGCGTGCTGCTCGCCGAGGAAGGCGACAAGCTGCTCGACGACGACCGGGTGACCAAGGACGCCATCCACGCGGTGGAAAACAACGGCATCGTGTTCCTGGATGAGATCGACAAGATTTCCCAGCGCACCGACGTGAAGGGCGGCGACGTCAGCCGCGAAGGCGTGCAGCGCGACCTCTTGCCGCTGATCGAAGGCACCACCGTCGCGACCAAGCATGGGCCCGTGAACACGGACCATATCCTGTTCATCGCCTCGGGCGCGTTCCATGTTTCCAAACCGTCGGACATGCTGCCCGAACTTCAGGGCCGCCTGCCCATCCGGGTCAACCTGCGGGCGCTCACCAAGGACGATTTCAAACGCATCCTGACGGAGACCGAGGCGTCGCTGCTGAAACAGTACGTCGCCTTGATGAAGACGGAAGAGCTGGAGCTGATCTTCACCGACGACGCCGTCGACGCCATCGCCGGCCTCGCCGTCGACATCAACGAGGGCGTCGAGAACATCGGCGCTCGCCGCCTGCATACGGTCCTGGAAAAGCTGGTCGAGGAGATCAGCTACACTGCCTCCGACCGCTCCGGCGAAACGGTGACCATCGACGCCAAATACGTGGACGAGCAGGTCGCGCCGCTGGCCAAGAACGCTGATCTGTCGAAGTTCATTCTCTAA
- the hisF gene encoding imidazole glycerol phosphate synthase subunit HisF — MLKARVIPCLDVNEGRVVKGVNFVDLIDAGDPVEQAQIYDAAGADELCFLDITASHENRDTIFDVVARTAEHCFMPLTVGGGVRTTDDIRKLLLAGADKVSINTAAVHNPDFVREASEKFGAQCIVVAVDAKRVDAKTREPSPDGTRFEIFTHGGRKATGIECISWAEKMADFGAGEILLTSMDRDGTKNGFDLALTRAVADAVPVPVIASGGVGTLDHLVDGITEGHASAVLAASIFHFGTYSIQQAKAHMLAAGAPVRMDETAA; from the coding sequence ATGCTGAAGGCGCGCGTCATTCCCTGTCTCGACGTCAACGAAGGGCGCGTGGTCAAGGGCGTCAACTTCGTCGACCTGATTGACGCCGGTGATCCGGTCGAACAGGCGCAAATCTATGACGCCGCCGGGGCGGACGAACTGTGTTTCCTCGACATCACCGCCAGCCATGAAAACCGCGACACCATCTTCGACGTGGTGGCGCGTACGGCCGAACATTGCTTCATGCCGCTGACCGTGGGCGGCGGCGTGCGCACCACGGACGATATCCGCAAGCTTCTGTTGGCCGGGGCCGACAAGGTCTCGATCAACACCGCCGCCGTGCACAACCCGGACTTCGTTCGCGAAGCCTCGGAAAAATTCGGCGCGCAATGCATCGTCGTCGCGGTCGACGCCAAGCGGGTCGACGCGAAAACGCGCGAACCCTCGCCCGACGGCACCCGGTTCGAAATCTTCACCCACGGCGGGCGCAAGGCCACGGGCATCGAATGCATTTCCTGGGCGGAAAAGATGGCCGATTTCGGGGCTGGGGAAATTCTCCTCACCTCCATGGACCGGGACGGCACCAAGAACGGATTTGATTTGGCCCTGACCCGCGCCGTCGCCGACGCCGTGCCCGTGCCGGTGATCGCCTCCGGCGGGGTCGGCACTCTGGACCATCTGGTCGACGGCATCACGGAAGGCCACGCCTCGGCCGTGCTTGCCGCCTCGATCTTTCATTTCGGCACCTATTCCATTCAACAGGCCAAGGCGCATATGCTGGCGGCCGGTGCGCCGGTGCGCATGGATGAAACCGCCGCCTGA
- a CDS encoding histidine phosphatase family protein, producing the protein MVKTLLLLRHAKSDWAASGLDDIDRPLAPRGHDAAPRMGRYLLAEGLTPDLVLCSTARRAQETWDLIAPELGQEIPVRISKGLYAVSSAALLAALRRVPDDCDRLLLIGHNPEIEDLAHRLAGTGKAKALANLAEKYPTAALAEIRFARDSWTKISEGSGVLQRFVRPRDLA; encoded by the coding sequence ATCGTGAAAACACTTCTTCTGCTGCGCCACGCCAAATCCGACTGGGCCGCGTCCGGGCTTGACGACATCGACCGTCCGCTCGCCCCGCGCGGACACGACGCCGCCCCCCGCATGGGCCGCTATCTTTTGGCGGAGGGCCTGACCCCCGATCTGGTGCTGTGCTCCACGGCGCGGCGTGCCCAGGAAACCTGGGATCTGATCGCGCCCGAACTGGGCCAAGAGATTCCCGTGCGCATCAGCAAGGGGCTTTACGCCGTGTCCTCGGCCGCCCTCCTGGCGGCGCTGCGCCGCGTGCCCGACGACTGCGACCGCCTGCTGCTGATCGGCCATAACCCGGAGATCGAGGACCTGGCCCATCGCCTGGCCGGAACCGGCAAGGCCAAGGCCCTGGCAAATCTGGCGGAAAAGTACCCGACCGCCGCCCTCGCCGAAATCCGCTTCGCGCGGGACAGCTGGACCAAAATCAGCGAAGGGTCCGGCGTGCTGCAAAGGTTCGTGCGGCCCCGGGATCTGGCTTAG
- a CDS encoding lipase family protein, producing the protein MAGDTDQDFKELAELEIPARRAAFSDRTAYLMAVLAEIAYTPLDEETPDQILALAGELAGITDATQIADRLKEVQKVLAGLNPPPASEDDSNAVLKAMLGAGGFNLVGVLHNVATDTQGYVAVKMPDPNSAGDYTANQGLLVLAFRGTKQPKDWMTNLDVRPEPVRLHGKGAIRGNLHKGFHDAYKSVEVQVGVLLAKHPDVPLYITGHSLGGALAVTATWFQLCRSLAACYTFGAPRVCDQDLMDEFKTPIYRIVNGPDPVPFVPPSGAAINFFKGLTRLMAALLPFFGFFDKLTDLLIKQQKFRHAGNMRYLTVCAPGPNGDYPDLRLEYGLSTLGRLGRYFNLIRSGEANRIDRYHDMKQYKDKLAAFARCRNRRES; encoded by the coding sequence ATGGCAGGTGATACGGATCAAGACTTTAAAGAGCTTGCTGAACTCGAAATTCCGGCCCGGCGGGCCGCCTTTAGCGATCGCACGGCTTATCTCATGGCCGTTTTGGCGGAAATCGCCTATACGCCTCTGGACGAAGAAACGCCCGATCAAATTTTGGCTCTCGCCGGGGAACTGGCGGGGATCACCGATGCTACGCAGATCGCGGACCGCTTGAAAGAGGTGCAGAAAGTGCTGGCGGGCCTCAATCCCCCACCAGCCTCAGAAGACGACAGCAACGCTGTCCTCAAGGCCATGCTAGGCGCGGGCGGGTTCAACCTAGTAGGTGTGCTGCACAACGTCGCGACAGATACCCAGGGCTACGTTGCCGTGAAGATGCCTGACCCAAACTCTGCAGGGGATTATACGGCGAATCAGGGGCTCCTCGTTCTTGCCTTCCGCGGCACAAAGCAACCGAAGGATTGGATGACCAATCTCGATGTCCGCCCGGAACCGGTTCGTTTACACGGCAAGGGGGCGATCCGAGGTAATCTGCACAAAGGCTTCCACGACGCATACAAATCCGTCGAGGTGCAGGTCGGCGTTCTGCTGGCCAAACATCCAGACGTACCGCTCTACATCACAGGTCATTCCTTGGGCGGTGCCTTGGCGGTGACGGCGACCTGGTTCCAGCTCTGCCGGTCACTTGCTGCTTGTTATACCTTTGGTGCCCCCCGTGTTTGCGATCAAGACCTGATGGACGAGTTCAAGACCCCCATCTATCGGATCGTCAATGGGCCGGATCCGGTGCCTTTCGTGCCGCCGTCGGGGGCGGCTATTAATTTCTTCAAGGGGCTGACCCGGCTGATGGCCGCATTACTCCCGTTCTTCGGCTTTTTCGACAAGCTGACGGACCTTCTGATCAAACAGCAAAAATTCCGCCACGCGGGAAATATGCGCTACCTCACTGTCTGTGCGCCGGGCCCGAATGGCGACTATCCCGACCTGCGCTTGGAATATGGTCTGTCGACCCTCGGGCGTCTGGGCCGATACTTCAATCTCATCCGGTCGGGCGAAGCGAACAGAATTGACCGCTATCACGATATGAAGCAGTACAAGGACAAGCTGGCTGCATTCGCCCGGTGCCGGAACCGGCGGGAATCCTAA
- a CDS encoding phosphoribosyl-ATP diphosphatase — MTHILDALFTTIESRKAAFENGGADPASSYTAKLFAGGTPLIARKIGEEAVETAVAALTEDNAAVTKESADVLYHLLALWAQLGLDPADVWAELERRTGQSGIAEKASRPK; from the coding sequence ATGACCCATATCCTGGACGCGCTGTTCACGACCATCGAAAGCCGAAAAGCAGCTTTTGAAAATGGGGGTGCGGACCCGGCGTCGAGCTATACGGCCAAGCTGTTCGCCGGCGGCACGCCCCTGATCGCGCGCAAGATCGGCGAGGAAGCGGTCGAGACCGCCGTCGCCGCCCTGACCGAAGACAACGCCGCCGTGACAAAGGAAAGTGCTGACGTGCTCTATCATCTGCTCGCCTTGTGGGCGCAGCTGGGCCTCGACCCCGCCGACGTTTGGGCCGAGTTGGAGCGCCGAACGGGGCAGTCGGGCATCGCGGAAAAAGCAAGCCGCCCGAAGTAA
- a CDS encoding dienelactone hydrolase family protein, whose amino-acid sequence MALIEGMVEVPTKYGRMPSFVARPDAGGPFPAIIFYMDAPGFREELCNMARRIAKAGYYCILPDMYYRLGTLRLDNTRRTDAMTNVWREAMNSLTNADVTDDTAGILAFLDAQADVAAGPVGCVGYCMSGRYVTTVAGRFPTRIKAAASMYGVGIVTDKEDSPHLLLDQVQGELLFIFAETDAHVPQATVEALKKAIKKTGVKATVLQLKGTQHGFQFAERLVYTPVQAEAAWDKLFALWDRNLKKAAPAKRK is encoded by the coding sequence ATGGCGCTTATTGAAGGAATGGTCGAGGTGCCGACCAAGTACGGGCGCATGCCGTCCTTCGTCGCGCGGCCCGACGCGGGTGGGCCGTTTCCGGCGATCATCTTCTACATGGACGCGCCGGGCTTCCGCGAGGAACTCTGCAACATGGCCCGAAGAATAGCGAAAGCAGGTTACTACTGCATCCTGCCGGACATGTATTACCGGCTCGGCACCCTGCGCCTCGACAACACCCGGCGCACGGACGCCATGACCAACGTCTGGCGGGAAGCGATGAATTCCCTGACCAATGCCGACGTAACCGACGACACCGCGGGCATTCTCGCCTTCCTTGACGCCCAAGCCGACGTCGCCGCCGGGCCGGTCGGCTGTGTCGGCTATTGCATGAGCGGACGTTACGTCACCACCGTCGCCGGGCGCTTCCCGACGCGCATCAAGGCGGCGGCCAGCATGTACGGGGTCGGCATCGTCACGGACAAGGAAGATTCGCCGCATCTGCTGTTGGATCAGGTCCAGGGCGAATTGCTGTTCATCTTCGCCGAGACGGACGCCCACGTGCCGCAGGCAACGGTCGAGGCCCTGAAGAAGGCGATCAAGAAGACCGGCGTGAAGGCGACCGTCCTGCAACTCAAGGGCACGCAGCACGGCTTCCAGTTCGCCGAACGCCTGGTCTATACGCCGGTACAGGCGGAGGCCGCCTGGGACAAGCTGTTCGCCCTGTGGGACCGCAACCTGAAAAAAGCCGCCCCGGCGAAGCGCAAATAG
- a CDS encoding DUF2628 domain-containing protein, which yields MRVFTVHLRRHGLDPDKDVRLVKEGFNWPAFLFSFLWALWHRMWWTALGLFVIITGAGFAVEVLLPDPIAGTVVMLALYAAVGFVANDLRRRHLAAQGFAETGPVCGQDRDDALYRFLDADPALARDLAAARV from the coding sequence ATGCGCGTCTTCACCGTTCACCTTCGCCGCCACGGCCTGGACCCGGACAAGGATGTCCGTCTGGTCAAGGAGGGCTTTAACTGGCCGGCCTTTCTGTTCTCGTTCCTCTGGGCGCTGTGGCACCGCATGTGGTGGACGGCCTTGGGCCTGTTCGTGATCATCACGGGCGCGGGGTTCGCGGTCGAGGTTCTGCTACCCGATCCCATCGCCGGAACGGTGGTGATGCTGGCCCTTTACGCGGCCGTCGGCTTCGTCGCCAACGACCTCAGGCGCCGCCATCTGGCGGCCCAGGGTTTCGCCGAAACCGGCCCGGTCTGCGGCCAGGACCGGGACGATGCCCTCTACCGTTTCCTCGATGCCGACCCGGCGCTGGCCCGCGACCTCGCGGCCGCCCGGGTTTGA
- the hisB gene encoding imidazoleglycerol-phosphate dehydratase HisB: MRTASVERNTKETQIKVSVNLDGTGEYSVSTGVGFLDHMLEQLSRHSLMDLTVEAQGDTHIDFHHTTEDTGIAIGEAVNKALGDRRGITRYGSALVPMDETLSRIAIDLSNRPYLIWRVNFSKPKLGDMDTELFKEWFQAFAQAAGATLHVENLYGENNHHIVESCYKGLARSLRDAATIDPRKADAVPSTKGTLGGSL, from the coding sequence ATGCGCACGGCCAGCGTCGAACGCAACACCAAGGAAACGCAGATCAAGGTCAGCGTCAACCTGGACGGCACGGGGGAATATTCCGTGTCCACCGGGGTCGGCTTTCTCGACCACATGCTGGAACAGCTGTCGCGCCATTCGCTCATGGACCTGACGGTCGAGGCCCAGGGCGATACCCATATCGATTTCCACCACACCACCGAGGACACGGGCATCGCCATCGGCGAAGCGGTGAACAAGGCGCTGGGCGACCGCCGTGGCATCACGCGCTACGGCTCGGCCCTGGTGCCTATGGACGAAACCCTGTCGCGCATCGCCATCGACCTCAGCAACCGGCCCTATCTGATCTGGCGGGTGAATTTCTCCAAGCCCAAGCTGGGTGACATGGACACGGAACTGTTCAAGGAATGGTTCCAGGCCTTTGCCCAGGCCGCGGGGGCGACCCTGCACGTGGAAAACCTCTATGGTGAGAACAACCACCATATCGTCGAGTCCTGCTACAAGGGCCTGGCGCGGAGCCTGCGCGACGCCGCCACCATCGACCCGCGCAAGGCCGACGCCGTGCCCTCGACCAAGGGAACCCTGGGCGGCTCGCTCTAG
- the hisH gene encoding imidazole glycerol phosphate synthase subunit HisH: MTVALIDYGSGNLRSAAKAVERVMRDLGRSDTVTVTADPDAVAKADRVVLPGVGAFADCRAGIAAIDGMMEALNEAVITRAQPFLGICVGMQLMATTGFEFGETPGFGWIPGSVKALDPADTALKIPHMGWNELFWVGYREHPVLKDLANGQHAYFVHSYQMLPEISEHLLAVTDYGGPVTAAVGRDNLVGTQFHPEKSQAVGLKLIENFLKWTP, from the coding sequence ATGACCGTCGCCCTTATCGATTACGGTTCCGGCAACCTGCGCTCCGCCGCCAAGGCGGTCGAGCGGGTGATGCGCGACCTGGGCCGGTCCGACACGGTCACCGTGACCGCCGACCCGGACGCGGTCGCCAAGGCGGATCGCGTGGTCCTGCCGGGTGTGGGCGCCTTCGCCGACTGCCGGGCCGGGATCGCCGCCATTGACGGCATGATGGAGGCCCTGAACGAGGCCGTGATCACCCGCGCCCAGCCCTTCCTGGGCATCTGCGTCGGCATGCAGTTGATGGCGACCACGGGCTTCGAATTCGGCGAAACCCCCGGGTTCGGCTGGATTCCGGGGTCGGTCAAGGCGCTCGATCCCGCCGATACGGCGCTGAAGATTCCCCACATGGGCTGGAACGAGCTGTTTTGGGTCGGCTACCGGGAACATCCCGTGCTCAAGGATCTGGCCAACGGACAGCACGCCTATTTCGTCCATTCCTATCAGATGCTGCCGGAAATCTCGGAACATCTGTTGGCCGTGACCGATTACGGCGGCCCGGTGACCGCCGCCGTGGGCCGCGACAATCTGGTCGGCACGCAATTTCACCCTGAGAAAAGCCAGGCCGTTGGCCTTAAGCTTATCGAAAACTTCTTGAAATGGACGCCATGA
- the hisA gene encoding 1-(5-phosphoribosyl)-5-[(5-phosphoribosylamino)methylideneamino]imidazole-4-carboxamide isomerase: MIFFPAIDLKDGNCVRLYQGDMDQATVFSDDPAAQARAFQDAGCEWVHLVDLNGAFEGKPVNAAAVTGILAALDIPVQLGGGIRTMATIDDWLARGVRRVILGTVALTDPDLVKAACKAHPGRVAVGIDARDGLVAVEGWAEVSELTALELAKRFEDAGVAAIIFTDIGRDGVMQGPNLQATLDLARAVSIPVIASGGVSSMADLEDLKAQGGGLLEGVISGRAVYDGKIDLPAAVKLLKDAA; encoded by the coding sequence ATGATTTTCTTTCCCGCCATCGACCTCAAGGACGGCAACTGCGTGCGCCTGTATCAGGGCGACATGGACCAGGCGACGGTGTTTTCCGACGACCCGGCGGCCCAGGCTCGGGCGTTCCAGGATGCCGGATGCGAATGGGTTCATTTGGTTGATTTAAATGGCGCGTTCGAAGGAAAGCCGGTGAACGCCGCCGCCGTCACCGGGATTCTGGCGGCCCTCGACATCCCCGTGCAGCTGGGCGGCGGCATCCGGACCATGGCGACGATCGACGATTGGCTGGCCCGCGGTGTGCGCCGGGTGATCCTGGGCACGGTCGCGTTGACCGACCCGGATCTGGTCAAGGCCGCCTGCAAGGCCCATCCGGGCCGGGTCGCCGTCGGCATCGATGCCCGCGACGGCCTGGTCGCCGTCGAAGGCTGGGCCGAGGTTTCGGAATTGACGGCGCTGGAGCTTGCCAAACGGTTCGAGGACGCGGGCGTCGCCGCCATCATCTTCACCGACATCGGCCGCGACGGCGTCATGCAGGGCCCGAACCTGCAGGCGACGCTTGATCTCGCCCGCGCCGTCTCCATCCCCGTGATCGCGTCCGGCGGCGTGTCGTCCATGGCCGACCTGGAAGATTTGAAGGCCCAGGGCGGCGGCCTGCTCGAAGGCGTGATTTCGGGCCGCGCCGTCTATGACGGCAAGATCGACCTGCCCGCCGCCGTCAAACTGCTGAAGGACGCGGCCTGA
- a CDS encoding histidine triad nucleotide-binding protein has protein sequence MAYDENNIFARIIRGEIPCSTVYEDDHVLAFKDIQPQRRVHVLIIPKGHYVDMSDFSENASDAEILAYTRAIKKVADTLGVTEEGYRLIANTGTNGHQDVPHLHLHIVGGEPVGPMLKRP, from the coding sequence ATGGCTTACGACGAGAACAACATCTTCGCGCGCATCATCCGGGGCGAAATTCCTTGTTCAACCGTATACGAGGATGATCATGTCCTGGCTTTCAAGGACATTCAGCCGCAGCGCCGGGTCCATGTCCTGATCATTCCCAAGGGTCACTACGTCGATATGAGCGATTTTTCAGAAAACGCCAGCGACGCGGAAATCCTCGCTTATACCCGGGCCATCAAGAAGGTCGCCGACACGCTGGGCGTGACCGAAGAGGGCTACCGGCTGATCGCCAACACAGGCACGAACGGTCATCAGGACGTGCCCCACCTGCATCTCCACATCGTCGGCGGCGAACCCGTCGGCCCGATGCTCAAGCGGCCCTGA